One window of Curtobacterium sp. 458 genomic DNA carries:
- a CDS encoding sugar phosphate isomerase/epimerase, giving the protein MPTTSVQLYSLRDAIAEDLDKAIARVREIGYENVEPYAFVERVDDLERALQANGLSAPSGHVAVIDAEDTAPIWDAAKRLGIQTVIDPFIPTDRWQTADDVKKIADRVNELTAEAAGHGLQFGYHNHQWEFTNKVDGRTVYDLFVEQLAPETVLEVDTFWATVGGADAPAVLRSLGDRVVAIHVKDGKVDGDILTALPSAESALIVPEALQRAFENQKPAGQGDVDVAGILAAAPQAIRVVEFDAYAGDVFEGITESLQWLRENDTAGSAA; this is encoded by the coding sequence ATGCCCACCACCTCTGTGCAGCTCTACTCGCTGCGCGACGCCATCGCCGAAGACCTCGACAAGGCCATCGCCCGGGTCCGCGAGATCGGCTACGAGAACGTCGAGCCGTACGCCTTCGTCGAGCGCGTCGACGACCTCGAGCGGGCACTGCAGGCCAACGGCCTCTCGGCACCCTCGGGCCACGTCGCGGTGATCGACGCCGAGGACACCGCCCCGATCTGGGACGCCGCGAAGCGCCTCGGCATCCAGACCGTCATCGACCCGTTCATCCCGACCGACCGCTGGCAGACCGCCGACGACGTCAAGAAGATCGCGGACCGGGTCAACGAGCTGACCGCCGAGGCCGCCGGGCACGGCCTGCAGTTCGGGTACCACAACCACCAGTGGGAGTTCACGAACAAGGTCGACGGGCGCACCGTCTACGACCTGTTCGTCGAGCAGCTCGCACCGGAGACCGTGCTCGAGGTCGACACCTTCTGGGCGACCGTCGGCGGCGCGGACGCCCCCGCCGTGCTCCGCTCCCTCGGTGACCGCGTCGTCGCGATCCACGTGAAGGACGGCAAGGTCGACGGTGACATCCTCACCGCCCTCCCCTCCGCCGAGAGCGCCCTCATCGTCCCGGAGGCGCTCCAGCGCGCGTTCGAGAACCAGAAGCCCGCCGGTCAGGGCGACGTCGACGTCGCAGGCATCCTCGCCGCCGCTCCGCAGGCCATCCGCGTCGTCGAGTTCGACGCCTACGCCGGTGACGTCTTCGAGGGCATCACCGAGTCGCTGCAGTGGCTGCGCGAGAACGACACCGCCGGGAGCGCCGCGTGA
- a CDS encoding Gfo/Idh/MocA family oxidoreductase, whose translation MTRVGVGIIGAGNISDQYLTNLTQFADVEVLFVADLIQERAKSQAEKYGVPSYGSVEELLARDDISIVVNITIPAEHAKVGQQIIAAGKHTWSEKPVATTAEDAQALLAAAEAAGVRYATAPDTVLGAGIQTAIRAIARGDIGTPLTATTMFHVPGPDQWHPDPEFLYAQGAGPLFDIGPYYVTTLLHAFGSASRVQAVSSKSRETRVIGSGPRAGTEFPVEVPTHHAALISFADGQSAQTTLSFQHALPRNGFVEINGSEGTIVLPDPNVFDGDSTLWTLGKDEPTTLAHKGSTWGRGTGVVEMARAIAEGRPERASGAVASHALDVMLGIRDAAESGQAVEIASRIAKPEPLPEDFDPAAAVLAEGVNA comes from the coding sequence GTGACCCGCGTCGGCGTCGGCATCATCGGTGCCGGCAACATCTCCGACCAGTACCTGACGAACCTGACGCAGTTCGCCGACGTCGAGGTCCTGTTCGTCGCCGACCTCATCCAGGAGCGCGCGAAGTCCCAGGCCGAGAAGTACGGCGTCCCGTCGTACGGCTCGGTCGAGGAGCTCCTCGCCCGCGACGACATCTCGATCGTGGTGAACATCACGATCCCGGCCGAGCACGCCAAGGTCGGCCAGCAGATCATCGCCGCCGGCAAGCACACCTGGAGCGAGAAGCCGGTCGCCACCACGGCCGAGGACGCGCAGGCGCTCCTCGCCGCGGCCGAGGCTGCCGGGGTCCGCTACGCCACGGCGCCGGACACCGTGCTCGGTGCGGGCATCCAGACCGCGATCCGCGCCATCGCCCGCGGGGACATCGGCACGCCGCTCACCGCGACGACGATGTTCCACGTGCCCGGCCCGGACCAGTGGCACCCGGACCCCGAGTTCCTGTACGCGCAGGGCGCCGGTCCGCTGTTCGACATCGGCCCGTACTACGTCACGACGCTGCTCCACGCGTTCGGCTCCGCCTCGCGCGTGCAGGCCGTGTCGTCGAAGTCGCGCGAGACCCGCGTGATCGGTTCGGGTCCCCGTGCCGGCACCGAGTTCCCGGTCGAGGTGCCCACGCACCACGCCGCGCTCATCTCGTTCGCCGACGGGCAGTCCGCGCAGACGACGCTGTCGTTCCAGCACGCCCTGCCGCGCAACGGCTTCGTCGAGATCAACGGCTCCGAGGGCACGATCGTGCTGCCGGACCCGAACGTCTTCGACGGTGACAGCACGCTGTGGACGCTCGGCAAGGACGAGCCGACGACGCTGGCGCACAAGGGTTCCACCTGGGGTCGTGGCACGGGCGTCGTCGAGATGGCCCGCGCGATCGCCGAGGGCCGCCCCGAGCGGGCCTCCGGTGCTGTCGCGTCGCACGCGCTCGACGTCATGCTCGGCATCCGCGACGCGGCCGAGTCCGGCCAGGCCGTCGAGATCGCCTCGCGCATCGCGAAGCCGGAGCCGTTGCCCGAGGACTTCGACCCGGCAGCCGCGGTCCTCGCCGAGGGCGTCAACGCCTAG
- a CDS encoding DUF1801 domain-containing protein encodes MAKTPAMTPTPTPLADVLDRATGARRAEVDDLVTLHRDLSGAEPVVWAGRILGFGAVEYRHDSGRSGTVPLLAFAPGPKHHTVYLASGFAERWPDLLEQLGAHRASTACLYLTRLEAVDRSVLRELLVRTRDDALANG; translated from the coding sequence GTGGCGAAGACCCCTGCGATGACACCGACGCCGACGCCCCTCGCCGACGTGCTCGACCGCGCCACCGGTGCCCGTCGCGCCGAGGTCGACGATCTGGTGACGCTCCACCGCGACCTGAGCGGGGCGGAGCCGGTGGTGTGGGCGGGTCGCATCCTCGGGTTCGGTGCGGTCGAGTACCGGCACGACTCCGGCCGTTCGGGCACCGTGCCCCTGCTCGCGTTCGCCCCAGGTCCGAAGCACCACACGGTCTACCTCGCCTCGGGGTTCGCGGAACGGTGGCCGGACCTGCTCGAGCAGCTCGGAGCGCACCGGGCGAGCACCGCCTGCCTCTACCTGACCCGACTCGAGGCGGTCGATCGGTCGGTGCTCCGTGAGCTGCTGGTCCGGACCCGAGACGACGCGCTGGCGAACGGCTGA
- a CDS encoding metal-dependent hydrolase, producing MAAPTTDTEVSYPAGALTSEGTVLQVEPAGDDRWAVFLDRTAAHPVDTAWPDQPADRVALRGPDDAYEVAEVRVAGFHDGSVLLGDALPVRTGTPGWVFGVAHVVAGTPPRVGETVTVTVDAAYRAALSVAHSACHLAALALDAALADHWSKAVPEDALGRPAFDALAVTRSSIHEYRSEDVYRIGKSLRKKGFDPSAFDDPDAIAARVTEQLRAWTAAGGSIHVDAEGPGLSARRQWTCALPEGTAAIPCGGTHAESLADLVDPAVTISVEDVPGARLVTMTTRVTAPR from the coding sequence ATGGCAGCACCGACGACCGACACCGAGGTCTCCTACCCCGCGGGCGCCCTGACGAGCGAGGGGACGGTCCTGCAGGTCGAGCCCGCGGGCGACGACCGGTGGGCCGTGTTCCTCGACCGCACCGCGGCGCACCCGGTCGACACCGCCTGGCCGGACCAGCCAGCCGACCGGGTTGCCCTCCGGGGGCCCGACGACGCGTACGAGGTGGCGGAGGTGCGGGTCGCCGGCTTCCACGACGGGAGCGTGCTCCTCGGGGACGCCCTGCCCGTGCGGACCGGCACGCCAGGGTGGGTGTTCGGTGTCGCGCACGTGGTCGCAGGGACCCCACCACGGGTCGGCGAGACCGTCACGGTCACCGTCGACGCGGCGTACCGCGCGGCGCTGAGCGTCGCGCACAGTGCCTGCCACCTCGCCGCCCTCGCCCTCGACGCAGCGCTCGCGGACCACTGGTCGAAGGCCGTGCCGGAGGACGCCCTCGGCCGTCCGGCCTTCGACGCGCTGGCCGTCACCCGGTCCTCGATCCACGAGTACCGGTCCGAGGACGTCTACCGGATCGGGAAGTCGCTCCGGAAGAAGGGCTTCGACCCGAGCGCGTTCGACGACCCCGACGCGATCGCTGCCCGGGTGACGGAGCAGCTCCGCGCCTGGACCGCCGCCGGGGGCTCGATCCACGTCGACGCCGAGGGTCCCGGCCTCTCCGCACGGCGGCAGTGGACGTGCGCGCTGCCCGAGGGCACCGCCGCGATCCCCTGCGGCGGCACGCACGCCGAGTCCCTCGCCGACCTGGTCGACCCCGCGGTCACGATCAGCGTCGAGGACGTCCCCGGCGCGCGGCTCGTCACGATGACGACGAGGGTCACCGCGCCCCGCTGA
- a CDS encoding TetR/AcrR family transcriptional regulator, which produces MTSPADDDAVPRRRGYRKGAERRAQILDEMIRMVAAQGVDASSLRSVADALGITHAALRHYFPSRDELLLAVYHEHEVRSQADPERVKSAIGDMRDSAVRNRAVPGLVQLYTTLSADAVQEGHPATREFMRERFAALRAELAEWIRADQAAGRIRDDLDPVDLASLGIAASDGLQVQWLLDPDAVDGERVLRMLERLLPPAP; this is translated from the coding sequence GTGACCTCCCCGGCCGACGACGACGCGGTCCCGCGACGACGCGGGTACCGCAAGGGCGCCGAGCGCCGGGCGCAGATCCTCGACGAGATGATCCGCATGGTCGCGGCGCAGGGCGTCGACGCGTCGTCGCTCCGGTCGGTCGCCGACGCGCTCGGCATCACCCACGCAGCGCTCCGGCACTACTTCCCGAGCCGCGACGAACTGCTGCTCGCGGTCTACCACGAGCACGAGGTCCGGTCGCAGGCCGATCCGGAGCGCGTCAAGTCGGCGATCGGCGACATGCGGGACAGTGCCGTGCGGAACCGAGCGGTCCCCGGCCTCGTGCAGCTCTACACGACGCTGTCGGCCGACGCGGTGCAGGAGGGGCACCCGGCGACCCGGGAGTTCATGCGCGAGCGCTTCGCCGCACTGCGCGCCGAGCTCGCCGAGTGGATCCGGGCCGACCAGGCCGCCGGGCGCATCCGCGACGACCTCGACCCGGTGGACCTGGCGAGCCTCGGCATCGCGGCGTCGGACGGCCTGCAGGTGCAGTGGCTGCTCGACCCGGACGCCGTCGACGGGGAGCGCGTGCTCCGCATGCTCGAGCGGCTCCTGCCCCCGGCGCCCTGA
- a CDS encoding MarR family transcriptional regulator, translating into MPLTVVRREHAHLYARQPRSAAAKTAVDALLRLQHAEEQQIEAARVETGLTKNESLALRYLLQAHRDDRPMRPKDLAVMLSVSNASVTKLVDGLVASGDLVRAAHPTDRRQQVLEPTDEAAAKIGVSYASFHEAVVGVLDGLSDDDNEVLTRTLSAIVDALAEGSPVPVDEYTVPADAD; encoded by the coding sequence ATGCCGTTGACCGTCGTCCGCCGCGAGCACGCCCACCTCTACGCCCGCCAGCCCCGCTCGGCCGCCGCCAAGACCGCGGTCGACGCACTGCTCCGCCTGCAGCACGCCGAGGAGCAGCAGATCGAGGCCGCACGTGTCGAGACCGGGCTGACGAAGAACGAGTCGCTCGCGCTCCGGTACCTGCTCCAGGCGCACCGCGACGACCGGCCGATGAGACCGAAGGACCTCGCGGTGATGCTGTCGGTGTCCAACGCGTCCGTCACCAAGCTCGTCGACGGGCTCGTCGCGTCGGGCGACCTCGTGCGGGCCGCGCACCCGACGGACCGTCGACAGCAGGTCCTCGAGCCGACCGACGAGGCGGCGGCGAAGATCGGTGTCTCCTACGCCTCGTTCCACGAGGCCGTGGTGGGCGTGCTGGACGGGCTGTCGGACGACGACAACGAGGTGCTCACGCGGACGCTCTCGGCGATCGTGGACGCGCTCGCGGAGGGATCGCCCGTGCCGGTCGACGAGTACACGGTCCCCGCCGACGCAGACTGA
- a CDS encoding primary-amine oxidase, translated as MTITEPTVPATSTTHPLASLTAPEITRIRDVVTAQPDWTDTTRFAYVGLAEPHKRDVLAWQAGTGAVPERCARVMLLDMATGRSTDNVVSIDGGTVLRTDVLDGSRGQLPVLIEEFDAVGEIAAADERWVAALAARGLTVEEVKCVPLSAGYYDLPEEEGRRILRVLAFRQDHPADHVWAHPVDGLSVYVDAANRTVTRIVDAADMPVPATSGNFDDPELQGEPLDLKPIVITQPEGPSFTVDGEFVEWANWRFQVGFDPREGLVLRQLSWQDGDRLRPIVYRASIDEMLVPYGDPSPVRFWQNYFDTGEYLFGRFTNSLELGCDCVGEIRYFDAVLADELGNPQTITNGICMHEEDFGTLWKHEDIYTGSHEVRRSRRLVISFFTTVGNYDYGFYWYLYLDGTIECEAKLTGVLFTSSYPGRDADGSDYGFASEVAPGLGAPYHQHLFSARLDMTVDGLTNAVDEIDAVRVPVGPGNEHGNAFTKRATRIASESMSGRLADASRGRTWFISNTEERNHLGRPTGYVLYPQDAPVLLADDSSSVASRAEFARKHLYVTQYDPAEQYAAGDFVHQNPGGDGVARYVQADRSLDGEDIVLWHTFGPTHFPRPEDWPVMPVDYAKFTLKPYGFFPRNPALNVPAAVSAATDAHCTHHTGH; from the coding sequence ATGACCATCACCGAACCGACCGTCCCCGCCACCTCGACCACCCACCCGCTGGCGAGCCTCACCGCCCCGGAGATCACCCGGATCCGCGACGTCGTGACGGCGCAGCCGGACTGGACCGACACCACCCGGTTCGCCTACGTCGGTCTCGCGGAGCCGCACAAGCGCGACGTCCTGGCATGGCAGGCCGGGACCGGCGCAGTCCCGGAACGGTGCGCCCGCGTGATGCTGCTCGACATGGCGACGGGCCGCTCGACCGACAACGTCGTGTCGATCGACGGCGGTACGGTCCTGCGCACCGACGTCCTGGACGGCTCGCGCGGTCAGCTCCCGGTGCTCATCGAGGAGTTCGACGCCGTCGGCGAGATCGCGGCGGCCGACGAGCGGTGGGTGGCCGCCCTCGCGGCACGCGGGCTCACCGTCGAGGAGGTCAAGTGCGTCCCACTGTCGGCCGGGTACTACGACCTCCCCGAGGAGGAGGGCCGACGCATCCTCCGCGTGCTCGCCTTCCGGCAGGACCACCCCGCCGACCACGTGTGGGCACACCCCGTCGACGGGCTCTCGGTGTACGTCGACGCGGCGAACCGCACCGTCACCCGGATCGTCGACGCCGCCGACATGCCCGTCCCCGCGACCTCGGGCAACTTCGACGACCCGGAGCTCCAGGGCGAGCCGCTCGACCTCAAGCCGATCGTCATCACCCAGCCCGAGGGGCCGTCCTTCACGGTCGACGGTGAGTTCGTCGAGTGGGCGAACTGGCGGTTCCAGGTCGGGTTCGACCCACGCGAGGGACTGGTGCTCCGCCAGCTCTCCTGGCAGGACGGCGACCGGCTGCGCCCGATCGTGTACCGCGCGTCGATCGACGAGATGCTCGTGCCCTACGGGGACCCCTCGCCCGTGCGGTTCTGGCAGAACTACTTCGACACCGGCGAGTACCTCTTCGGCCGCTTCACGAACTCCCTCGAGCTCGGCTGTGACTGCGTCGGCGAGATCCGCTACTTCGACGCCGTCCTCGCCGACGAGCTCGGCAACCCGCAGACCATCACGAACGGGATCTGCATGCACGAGGAGGACTTCGGCACGCTCTGGAAGCACGAGGACATCTACACCGGCTCGCACGAGGTCCGCCGGTCCCGCCGCCTCGTGATCTCCTTCTTCACGACCGTCGGCAACTACGACTACGGCTTCTACTGGTACCTCTACCTCGACGGCACGATCGAGTGCGAGGCGAAGCTCACCGGCGTCCTGTTCACCTCGTCCTACCCCGGCCGGGACGCCGACGGATCGGACTACGGGTTCGCGTCCGAGGTCGCCCCCGGGCTGGGTGCGCCGTACCACCAGCACCTGTTCTCCGCGCGGCTCGACATGACCGTGGACGGGCTCACCAACGCCGTGGACGAGATCGACGCGGTCCGGGTGCCGGTCGGACCCGGCAACGAGCACGGGAACGCGTTCACGAAGCGGGCGACGCGCATCGCCTCGGAGTCGATGTCGGGGCGGCTCGCGGACGCGTCCCGTGGCCGGACCTGGTTCATCTCGAACACCGAGGAGCGCAACCACCTCGGCCGGCCGACCGGCTACGTGCTGTACCCGCAGGACGCCCCGGTGCTGCTCGCCGACGACTCGTCCTCGGTCGCGTCGCGCGCCGAGTTCGCCCGCAAGCACCTCTACGTCACGCAGTACGACCCCGCCGAGCAGTACGCGGCGGGTGACTTCGTGCACCAGAACCCGGGCGGGGACGGCGTCGCGCGGTACGTGCAAGCCGACCGGTCGCTCGACGGTGAGGACATCGTGCTCTGGCACACCTTCGGTCCGACGCACTTCCCCCGCCCGGAGGACTGGCCCGTGATGCCCGTCGACTACGCGAAGTTCACCCTGAAGCCGTACGGGTTCTTCCCGCGCAACCCCGCCCTGAACGTGCCGGCCGCGGTGTCGGCCGCCACGGACGCGCACTGCACGCACCACACCGGGCACTGA
- a CDS encoding APC family permease, whose protein sequence is MSSITKDPASLGALPAPHGRAMHGSLGVTAIVFMVVAAAAPLTVVGGAAPLGMLLGNGVGFPALYAVSAVVLLLFSVGLAAMTRHLPRPGAFFTFVGHGLGRPAGAGAATLALLTYTTIQVAVHAYMGYLLGVTVAGLGAPDVPWYVWSLAVVVLVGVLGYRHIDLSSKVLGVLLVAEVGIVLVLVAAVVFRGGADGLSLAPFAPSQVVSGSPGVGLMFAIAAFIGFEATAIFRDEAKDPDRTIPRATYAAVIGIGVFYTLASWALVMAWGPDGVLAEAAEDPGSLILTTAARYIGGVGEAVLNVLLLTSMFACVLSFHNVITRYQHAMANAALLPGRLGLVHRRHASPHTSSVVQTVTAVVLTALFAVLGLDPVLQVFSWFSGVATLGIAVLMAATSLAVVVYFRRNRADLRVWNTVVAPLLGFAGLVASAVLIWANFPTLVGDVDAAGHSVFGVVSTVLTGLVVVVPAVGTVQALVLRRRRRDRYELMLDRLEAEQ, encoded by the coding sequence ATGTCCAGCATCACGAAGGACCCCGCGTCACTCGGAGCGCTCCCCGCCCCGCACGGCCGGGCCATGCACGGCTCCCTCGGCGTCACCGCGATCGTCTTCATGGTCGTCGCGGCCGCCGCACCGCTCACCGTCGTCGGCGGCGCAGCCCCGCTCGGCATGCTGCTCGGCAACGGCGTCGGGTTCCCGGCGCTCTACGCCGTCTCGGCCGTGGTGCTCCTGCTGTTCTCCGTCGGGCTCGCCGCGATGACCCGTCACCTGCCGCGGCCCGGCGCCTTCTTCACGTTCGTCGGGCACGGACTCGGACGTCCGGCCGGCGCGGGGGCCGCGACGCTCGCCCTCCTGACGTACACGACGATCCAGGTGGCCGTGCACGCGTACATGGGGTACCTGCTCGGCGTCACCGTCGCGGGCCTCGGCGCGCCGGACGTGCCCTGGTACGTCTGGTCGCTCGCCGTGGTCGTGCTCGTCGGCGTCCTCGGCTACCGGCACATCGACCTGTCGAGCAAGGTCCTCGGGGTCCTGCTCGTCGCCGAGGTCGGCATCGTGCTCGTCCTCGTCGCCGCCGTGGTGTTCCGGGGCGGCGCCGACGGGCTGTCGCTCGCGCCGTTCGCGCCGTCGCAGGTCGTGTCCGGCTCGCCCGGTGTCGGACTGATGTTCGCGATCGCGGCGTTCATCGGCTTCGAGGCCACCGCGATCTTCCGCGACGAGGCGAAGGACCCCGACCGCACGATCCCCCGCGCGACCTACGCGGCCGTGATCGGCATCGGGGTCTTCTACACCCTCGCGTCGTGGGCCCTCGTGATGGCCTGGGGACCGGACGGGGTGCTGGCCGAGGCGGCGGAGGACCCGGGGTCGCTCATCCTCACCACGGCGGCCCGGTACATCGGCGGTGTCGGCGAAGCGGTCCTCAACGTCCTGCTGCTGACGAGCATGTTCGCCTGCGTCCTCTCGTTCCACAACGTCATCACCCGCTACCAGCACGCGATGGCGAACGCCGCACTGCTCCCCGGTCGCCTCGGCCTCGTGCACCGACGACACGCCTCCCCGCACACCTCGAGCGTCGTCCAGACCGTCACCGCCGTCGTGCTCACCGCGCTGTTCGCCGTCCTCGGCCTCGACCCCGTCCTGCAGGTCTTCAGCTGGTTCTCCGGCGTCGCCACGCTCGGCATCGCCGTGCTCATGGCGGCCACGAGCCTCGCCGTCGTCGTCTACTTCCGCCGCAACCGAGCCGACCTCCGCGTCTGGAACACCGTCGTCGCGCCCCTGCTCGGCTTCGCGGGGCTGGTCGCGTCGGCCGTCCTGATCTGGGCGAACTTCCCGACCCTCGTCGGCGACGTGGACGCAGCCGGGCACAGCGTCTTCGGCGTCGTGAGCACCGTGCTCACCGGCCTCGTGGTGGTCGTCCCCGCCGTCGGGACCGTCCAGGCCCTGGTGCTGCGCCGGCGACGACGCGACCGCTACGAGCTGATGCTCGACCGCCTCGAAGCGGAGCAGTGA
- a CDS encoding APC family permease, whose translation MTALDRAIAHPPRVPGVGAGSPVDGLSRRSVGPVDVLAQSVSAVAPSAAATTIPVLVASVAGSGATWSLLAAMALSFLVGRTVNEFVRRVAGPGSLYTYVSLGLGPVAGVVCGAALLLGSGCIAVFSLTGTGYYLEYVLSRFVPLGNGGVLVTVLVVLVTGAVVFAVTAVGVRLSTRLTLLVETVSVAVIAVLVIALLARSGPPNLGAVALGPVMPAPFSVGTALAVTAFVGFESASVLGVEARRPFATIPRAISWTVLLAGVLYLGSAVAQQSGFAAVGAELATSASPVNELAVASGVGWVGWVLDLAIAASFAACAIASTTALVRVLFAMGREGVLPRVFGRTSPRFRTPFVAGIVASVVLTAVPVAGLTAGVATWTLMETELAVAALGYLVAYALTCVAAPVFLRRIGELTARVATVAVVTAALLTGVLVVYAGVEATSDRWPAVALVVGVVAVVLLAFAVVTRRRPWRRARSRAVWDVPVETDLLGASRLRPDDPDRTGRGDRP comes from the coding sequence GTGACCGCCCTCGACCGTGCGATAGCCCACCCGCCCCGGGTGCCGGGCGTCGGTGCGGGTTCGCCCGTCGACGGACTCTCGCGACGCAGTGTCGGGCCGGTCGACGTGCTCGCGCAGTCGGTCTCCGCGGTGGCCCCGTCCGCCGCCGCGACCACGATCCCGGTGCTCGTCGCGTCCGTCGCCGGCAGCGGTGCGACGTGGTCGCTGCTGGCGGCGATGGCGCTCTCGTTCCTGGTCGGACGCACCGTGAACGAGTTCGTCCGCCGCGTCGCGGGCCCGGGCTCCCTCTACACGTACGTGTCCCTCGGCCTCGGACCGGTCGCGGGCGTGGTGTGCGGTGCAGCGCTGCTCCTCGGCTCGGGGTGCATCGCGGTGTTCTCGCTGACGGGGACCGGCTACTACCTCGAGTACGTGCTGTCGCGATTCGTCCCGCTCGGGAACGGCGGTGTGCTCGTCACCGTGCTCGTGGTCCTCGTCACGGGGGCCGTCGTGTTCGCCGTGACGGCCGTCGGCGTCCGGCTGTCGACCCGTCTGACGCTGCTCGTCGAGACCGTCTCGGTGGCGGTGATCGCGGTGCTCGTCATCGCCCTGCTGGCCCGCAGCGGACCGCCGAACCTCGGGGCGGTCGCACTCGGCCCCGTCATGCCGGCGCCGTTCTCCGTCGGGACCGCACTCGCCGTCACCGCGTTCGTCGGCTTCGAGAGCGCGTCGGTGCTCGGCGTCGAGGCCCGCCGCCCGTTCGCCACGATCCCGCGCGCGATCTCGTGGACCGTCCTGCTCGCCGGCGTCCTCTACCTCGGCAGCGCCGTGGCCCAGCAGTCCGGTTTCGCGGCGGTGGGAGCAGAACTCGCGACGAGCGCCTCGCCGGTGAACGAGCTCGCCGTCGCCTCGGGTGTGGGCTGGGTCGGGTGGGTGCTCGACCTCGCGATCGCGGCCTCGTTCGCGGCGTGCGCGATCGCGTCGACGACCGCGCTCGTCCGGGTGCTCTTCGCGATGGGCCGCGAGGGCGTGCTCCCCCGTGTGTTCGGTCGGACGTCCCCGCGCTTCCGGACGCCGTTCGTCGCGGGGATCGTGGCGAGCGTCGTCCTGACCGCGGTCCCGGTCGCAGGACTGACCGCGGGCGTCGCGACGTGGACGCTCATGGAGACCGAACTCGCCGTCGCCGCACTCGGGTACCTCGTCGCCTACGCGCTCACCTGCGTCGCCGCGCCGGTGTTCCTCCGTCGGATCGGCGAGCTGACCGCCCGGGTCGCGACCGTCGCGGTCGTGACGGCGGCGCTCCTGACGGGAGTCCTCGTGGTCTACGCCGGGGTCGAGGCGACGAGCGACCGGTGGCCCGCCGTCGCGCTGGTCGTCGGAGTGGTCGCCGTCGTCCTGCTCGCCTTCGCGGTCGTGACCCGACGGCGTCCGTGGCGGCGCGCGAGGAGCCGGGCCGTGTGGGACGTGCCCGTCGAGACGGACCTCCTGGGTGCCTCCCGGCTGCGCCCCGACGACCCCGACCGGACCGGCCGAGGCGACCGGCCGTGA
- a CDS encoding helix-turn-helix domain-containing protein, whose product MSDPGLRARQPKAIQNAFAVLEAVAASGPGTTAQQVSEALGMPRATTYRLITLLVEDEYLVRLSDLRGFALGHKVAELAGLGAAPSLPPLSRAVRSVLAEVRSSVRAGVHLARYDASGLADVDVDPDFPLLDERGLRADPGASAMGRLHAHGGTEVVRQVGAFRSGFGCLAVPVLDEHGLLVAGLTLSAAAPRIDSPGDLLPLLQRGADRLEPLLA is encoded by the coding sequence GTGAGCGACCCCGGCCTGCGCGCACGCCAGCCGAAGGCGATCCAGAACGCCTTCGCCGTGCTCGAGGCCGTCGCCGCATCGGGACCGGGGACCACCGCGCAGCAGGTGTCCGAGGCACTCGGCATGCCACGGGCGACGACCTACCGGCTCATCACGCTCCTCGTCGAGGACGAGTACCTGGTCCGCCTGTCCGACCTGCGGGGCTTCGCCCTCGGGCACAAGGTCGCCGAGCTGGCCGGGCTCGGGGCAGCGCCGTCCCTCCCGCCGCTGTCACGCGCGGTGCGGTCCGTCCTCGCCGAGGTCCGGTCGAGCGTCCGCGCCGGCGTGCACCTCGCCCGGTACGACGCCTCCGGGCTGGCCGACGTCGACGTGGACCCCGACTTCCCGCTCCTCGACGAGCGGGGGCTCCGCGCAGACCCCGGGGCGAGCGCGATGGGGCGACTGCACGCGCACGGCGGCACCGAGGTCGTCCGGCAGGTCGGCGCGTTCCGGTCCGGCTTCGGGTGCCTCGCGGTCCCGGTCCTCGACGAGCACGGTCTGCTGGTCGCCGGACTCACGCTGTCCGCCGCGGCGCCCCGGATCGACTCCCCCGGCGACCTCCTGCCGCTCCTGCAGCGTGGAGCCGACCGCCTCGAGCCGCTCCTCGCCTGA
- a CDS encoding Hsp20/alpha crystallin family protein encodes MTMNFDPFRELDRLAGSLLGSAGGPRSMPMDLYRTGDHYVLDVDLPGIDPGSVDVDVDGSVLTIRAERTLGAPEGSQWITRERQPGTFVRQLTLGDHLDAGRITATYDNGVLSITIPVKESAKPRKIEVAVGSGSQQLAVGGGASE; translated from the coding sequence ATGACGATGAACTTCGACCCGTTCCGCGAGCTCGACCGCCTCGCCGGATCCCTGCTCGGGAGCGCCGGCGGACCGCGTTCGATGCCGATGGACCTGTACCGCACCGGGGACCACTACGTCCTCGACGTCGACCTGCCGGGCATCGACCCGGGCAGCGTCGACGTCGACGTGGACGGCTCGGTCCTCACGATCCGCGCCGAGCGCACCCTCGGCGCCCCGGAGGGCTCGCAGTGGATCACGCGCGAGCGGCAGCCCGGCACGTTCGTCCGCCAGCTGACGCTCGGCGACCACCTCGACGCCGGACGCATCACCGCGACCTACGACAACGGTGTGCTGAGCATCACGATCCCGGTCAAGGAGTCGGCGAAGCCGCGCAAGATCGAGGTCGCGGTGGGCAGCGGGTCCCAGCAGCTCGCCGTCGGCGGCGGGGCCTCCGAGTAG